The Arachis ipaensis cultivar K30076 chromosome B07, Araip1.1, whole genome shotgun sequence genomic interval TTGAGTCAGTCGACTTGGTCGTGAGTGACTTTCCTTCCCAGTTAAAGCTGCCGAGTGTCCATAAAACTTCCAAATCTTGCTCTTTTTAGTTTTTCCAGAAACTGGGGCTGATTGATTCAGATTCCTTCCAAGAGGACCTGAATAAAAATTAACACTTGGATGCTTTGCTGAAATTGGTCCTGATTTTGTTGACGAGTCACCAAGAGGACCGGAACGGAAAATGCTGGTTTTGTTTGTTCCACCAATTGGACCTGATCTACCAATAGGACCTGATCTAGCAGTAAGAGCATGGAGATTAAGGGGCCCTGAAGAAAATCTTGGAATGCTGTTCTGCGATGGGTTGCCTGTAGATTGCAACAATGTAGAAACTGATTGACTTCTATAAATAAACTCTGAATTCAAGACACCTGAATTATTGGTTCCATCAGCTTCTACCACCTCTTGAATTCCAAACACCTGGTTGATCCGATGGAATATCGTGAACAAGGATCTTGCTAAAAGATTTATCGTGTAGTCATATGTCCTGTTCCATAAAGAAACCTCCCGTAACTCCTTTAACTCCTGCCTCTTCCACCCAACCTTCTTTTGAAACTCAATTAAAGTTATGGCATCTGACTCACCGCTCGCCTTCATTCTTGTAAGAGTTTGCTCAAGATCAGCAAGCACTTCCATTTCTTGATACAAACTTGCATTAGCTGATATGAACTTCTCCATCCTTTTGATCTTTTTTTCCATCTTCTTGAAAGAGAATTCCCACCCATATGGATCGAAACTCATAACGATGAAGTCATAAAAGGCATTCTCAAAACCTTTAAGTCTCGGATCACTGCATTTCTTACCAAGTCTGGACACAGATTCAGCCACATGTGCCATGTTCTCGAGTATCTCTGCACAGATCAAACGTTCAATGAAATGATCATCCTCAGAAACTAGCTTTCTTATGCCAACCGAATTTGTGATCTCCTCTCTCAACTTAGCAATCTGTTTATCACTCAAAGTCTGCCATAGATTAACCAGCTTGGACATCAAGCTTGCCACTTCAAATGCTAATACTTCAACCACAACCTTCTCAGCATTAGCATCATGCTTCCGAGGAACCTTCCAGAGAGTGCGAAACCATGATTCTGCAACCATTTTTTACGAAAGAATGGTAAAACAATGCACTCTTAAGACAAATCCTTCGTCATAGCTCTGTATTACatggaaaataaaatacaaaatgaaGATTGTTAAAATAGGCATTAAATATGCAATACATTTATCAGATAAATTTCAACAAGTATCAAATAATTTCATATTCTCAGTGCAAAAACCTCAAGAAAAAGAATACTAAAGAAGCACTTGCCTGCTACTCCAAGTGTTTTAGTGGGAAATAGTTTCACATTATTATTTGTATTATTGAAAGACTTGCATGTTTCAGGTACAAAACTAGATGATTTATTAAATCAAAAGCATGTGTTTCCTAGTCTTTACTATTCTATTTCTATCTTTGCTCCCCCTTTTTTTATGTGGTTCATATTTATTCCCCATGTTATGCAAATAATGGATAGATGAAAAGAACAAAATATTTGAAGTTTGAAATGCATATATCACAGGGAATGATGAAGTGACAATTTATCAATTAGAAAAATTGTTTTAGGAATTAAACAGGGATACAATGCACCAAAAGTTTTTGACTATGTGACATCAAATCTATCTTGGTTGATGAAAACTTCGACTGAAAATACAACTAAAGAAAGCTTaactttataaattaaaaaaataagggaAAAAAGAAAACGAAGACAAAAGTTTCATGTTTAACTGAATTTGTCAAAGAATATAATTCTAACAGATGTATTAATTCCTTGAATCAAATCTTCAAAATCAAACAAGCATAAGCTGGGTCCAGTGCCTCTGAAAAAACTACATATGATAAGTAAAAAAATAATGTTTATATTCCCCCTCCTTCTTACTCTCTTTGGGGCTTGTCCTAGCTCCTCTAATTTCTGATGGATTGAAATGCTTAGTTGAGAAGCTAGACAAAAAGAGAATATGAATTTTCTTTTATGGTACACATTGCTGAAGAATATATACCGAGGAGAAAGAAAGCTACATGACATAAAAACCTAAATCTGGATCCTATTCTCTACTTACTCATTCAATAAATCAAGAATCAATCAAATTTCAAAGTTGAAAGAGACTCCAATTTTTTCCCTTTCCTTCTCTTGGGGTcagtttaaaactttaaaaataGTTTCATATCCATTCACACAACTAAAAGGAAAACGACATTTTAAACCAAATCAATCCTTAGCAAAACCCAGATTCcaaaattatttatttccttgaaaaacacacaaattta includes:
- the LOC107605920 gene encoding uncharacterized protein LOC107605920, with protein sequence MVAESWFRTLWKVPRKHDANAEKVVVEVLAFEVASLMSKLVNLWQTLSDKQIAKLREEITNSVGIRKLVSEDDHFIERLICAEILENMAHVAESVSRLGKKCSDPRLKGFENAFYDFIVMSFDPYGWEFSFKKMEKKIKRMEKFISANASLYQEMEVLADLEQTLTRMKASGESDAITLIEFQKKVGWKRQELKELREVSLWNRTYDYTINLLARSLFTIFHRINQVFGIQEVVEADGTNNSGVLNSEFIYRSQSVSTLLQSTGNPSQNSIPRFSSGPLNLHALTARSGPIGRSGPIGGTNKTSIFRSGPLGDSSTKSGPISAKHPSVNFYSGPLGRNLNQSAPVSGKTKKSKIWKFYGHSAALTGKESHSRPSRLTQVGPFKGCMASDTSVSECHSSTKSVLYGTNNPKEAHSNILPGRLFHHGQSVFKSLCKLLKPPPETLGAAALALHYANVIIVIEKLAASSNLIGPDARDDLYSMLPGRVRTALRAKLKPYTKSMSASSLVYDTSLAEEWNEAMTSILEWLAPLAHNMIRWQSERSFEQQSFVSRTNVLLVQTLYFADQEKTEEAITELLVGLNYVWRYARELNAKALAECVSFRIDNEYPNLGG